The Gemmatimonadaceae bacterium DNA window TCCCCGAGCGACACAGCTGCGCGAGAAGCCGCAGTCCGCCCGCCAGTTCGCCGCTCGTCATGGCGGCACCGCTCCGCCCCACGACGTGATGTCGGCATCCTCCCCGTCGCCCCCGATACGACCATCCCGTCCGAGCGAATACAGGTCGAACGAGCCCGCTTCCACGTCACCGGGCGAGCGGTAGACGTACGGTCGGCCCCAGGGATCCGGGCGAATGTCCTTGGTGAGGTATGGCCCCTTCCAGGTCGATTGTTCATCGAGAGAGACAGGCCGAGCACGGAGGGCCTGCAAACCCTCGTCACTGGTGGGGAATCGATCGTTGTCGAGACGAAAGGCGTTGAGAGCGAGCGTAAAGGTCTCGATCTGCGAGCG harbors:
- the gspG gene encoding type II secretion system major pseudopilin GspG; the encoded protein is MASPRCVPDSPRPTRCSVSSHSERSGFTLLELLVVIAIIAILASFIAPSIFRNVSDAKSTTARSQIETFTLALNAFRLDNDRFPTSDEGLQALRARPVSLDEQSTWKGPYLTKDIRPDPWGRPYVYRSPGDVEAGSFDLYSLGRDGRIGGDGEDADITSWGGAVPP